The following coding sequences are from one Nicotiana tabacum cultivar K326 chromosome 1, ASM71507v2, whole genome shotgun sequence window:
- the LOC142182725 gene encoding uncharacterized protein LOC142182725: MDDHELITVFLPAQEPNYFQNMMSAVGKSFLEAIKMGEMVENGLKIGKIISQAVFKAATQAVRVESNNLSSTNEKDEEIIMTTGSRRGPRKTPRRYTQPHQVSHDSPEHYYPPQNTQYSVAPPQYVVQPPKHLRRRARASRNLQQPPQNFQVPYNLYPSQRYKGEQRLKDNFTPIGESYESLFEKLKHYDMISPITPNNVDPRARSFDPSKRCEYHSNAQGHNVESCRDLKREIERMIQENLIVIQDSDIQNIAQNPLPAHHDAHFVGMMPGEMEYENPLGNLLTEVNDVEIGEGSADSDEQICG, translated from the coding sequence ccacgagctaatcactgtatTCCTTCCAGCGCAAGAGccaaattactttcaaaacatgatgtccgcagttggcaaatcctttttggaagcaatcaaaatgggagaaatggtagagaatggtcttaagataggcaaaattataagtcaagcagtttttaaagccgcaactcaggctgtccgggttgagtctaataatttgagcagcacgaatgagaaggatgaagaaatcatAATGACAACAGGttcgagaagaggtcccaggaaaACACCTCGAAGGTATACGCAACCTCATCAGGTTTcccatgactcccctgagcattactatccacctcagaacacacaatactctgtcgctccacctcagtatgttgtccagccaccaaaacacctcagaaggcgagcacgagcttCACGAAATCTCCAACAGCccccacaaaattttcaggtgccctataacctatatccaagccagaggtataaaggggaacaaaggttgaaagataattttacaccaataggagagtcctatgaaagcttatttgagaagttaaagcattatgacatgatttcACCTATTACTCCAAATAATGTGGACCCacgtgcgagaagctttgacccttctaaaaggtgtgaataccattccaatgcccaggggcacaatgttgaaagctgtcgggatttgaaaagagaaatagaaaggatgatccaggaaaacctgattgtgatccaagacagtgacatccagaatatcgcgcagaatcctttacctgcacatcatgatgcacactttgtggggatgatgcctggtgagatggagtatgagaatcctctcgggaacttactaactgaagttaatgatgttgaaattggagaaggctctgctgattctgatgaacaaatttgtggctaa